CGCGAGCAGTTCGTCGACCGCTTTGCGAGTGCCTACACCCCGATTGTCGTCGTGCTCGCACTCGCCGTCGCAGTTGCCCCGCCGCTCGTCGCCGGCGCGTCCTGGAACACCTGGTTCCTGCGCGGGCTCACGCTACTGGTCATCGCCTGCCCCTGCGCGTTCGTCATCTCGACGCCGGTCAGCGTCGTCTCGGGGATCACGAGCGCCGCCCGCAACGGCGTGCTGATCAAGGGTGGCCGCCATCTCGAGGCGACCGGCGAGAGCGATGTCCTCGCGGTCGACAAGACCGGGACGCTGACCCAGGGCGACCTTTCCGTGACGGACGTGATCCCACTCGAGGGCGCGACGGAGGAAGACGTGCTCCGCCGTGCTGGCGCAGTCGAGCGACGCAGCGAACATCCGATCGGCCAGTCGGTCGTCGGGTACGCCGAAGAACAGGGTGTGGCCGTCGACGAACCAGACGTTTCGGCGTTCGAGGCGCTGACCGGCAAGGGGGTCCGTGCGGATCTCGACGGCGAGACCCACTACGTCGGGAAACCGGGCCTCTTCGATGGGCTGGCGGATCTGGAGCACGTTCATGCGACGACTGACGGCGGTATCAACGTCGACGGCTCGACGAGTCCGCAGGGACAGCGCGAGCGCCAGTGCGAGCACGAGAACTGTCTCGACGTGCTCGAAGACGTCGTCCCAGAACTCGAGGCGGAGGGCAAAACCATCGTCATCGTCGGCACCGAAGACGGCCCGATCGGCGTGATCGCCGTCGCGGATCAGGTCCGTCCGGAGGCCGCCTGGGCCGTCTCGCAGCTTCAGGAACAGGGCGTCCGCGTCGTGATGCTCACCGGCGACAACGAGGGTACCGCCCGCGCTATCGCGACCGAGGTCGGCATCGACGAGTTCCACGCGGAGCTGCTCCCCGAGGAGAAACTCGAGTGGATCGAGCGACTGGAGCGCGAGGCCGGCGGAGGCGAGGACGGTGTGATCGGCGGCGACGGTACCGGCCACGTCGCCATGGTCGGCGACGGCATCAACGACGCGCCCGCGATGGCGACCGCAACCGTCGGTATCGCCATGGGCGCGGCTGGAACGGATACCGCACTCGAGACGGCCGACGTAGCGCTGATGGGCGACGACCTCACGCGCCTGCCGTACCTCTACGAACTCTCGGGGAAGGCAAACGGCGTTATCCGGCAGAATATCTGGTCGAGTCTGGCCGTGAAGGCGGTGCTCGCGGCCGGGGCACCGGTCGGAATCGTCACGGTGATCCACGCCGTCGTCATCGGCGACATGGGGATGAGCCTCGGCGTGACGGGGAACGCGATGCGCTTAGCGAACGTGGAGCCGGAGACGCCGGCTGACGCGGAGTTCGAATCGGTTGCTGGCTCCGCTGATGCTGTTGCCCCCGCTGATTCCGTTGACTCCGCAACTGAGGCAAACGCAGTAGCAGAGTAACGTCAGTTCGGCCATACCGTTGGTCCGGGTCACTCGAGTACATCACTCCCGCGACCTGTTCCTGACCCACCGCACGAGTCCAATCGTGCCGAGTATGGCGAGAACGAGCCACATCCCGATGATAAGTACGGCAAGGACCTGAACGACGACGGCCCGGGGATGCTCGACAGAGGAATCCAGCACCGCGAGTTCGATGCTGACCCACTGGATGACAGCGAATCCTCCGACGACGAGACAGAGTACGAGCAGCCGGTCCCGGAAGAACTCGCGGCTCAGGTAGTACTCCAGGTAGTCGTCTTTGTCCATGCGCGTTCGGTCCCTCGTCCCGGTGAACACGGCTGGGCAGGAAGAGTCTTTCTCTTGTGTTGGTCATACTGCCGGACAGAACTATTCGAAGACCGGTCGCGCTACTGCGGCCGTCCCCGAGGTGACGGCCGCGACTTTCCAACCGGCTTCTCACTGACTTCTGTCCGACAGTATCACTCGCCACGGGCGGCCCGAACGATCGGTTCCGTTCCAGGATAGCCGTCGGCCCGCCAGAGCGCGATCCCGGCAACGAGGATCACCGCCTCGAGCCACAGCGTCGTGACTGTTATCTCGAGTGCCGGTACGGTTCCGAGCGGTTTCGTCCCCGTGTACTCGGGCATCGGCGTGAGCGGCCAGAGCAGAAACCCGAGTTCGTGGAAATCACCCGAGAGCACGTGCCACGGGATATCCGTCGCGATATGCGTCCCGTAGCCGATGGCGAAGGCAATCCCGAGCGCTTGCTGGCCCCGTACTCGAGAGACGAGCCAGACGGCGGCGACGACCGGAATCGCAAACAGTAGTGAGTGCCCGATCGTTCGTCCGACGTCGACGAGGCCGGCGAGCCAGATCGGCTTATCGAGCAGGTCGGGGAGCGCCGCGCCTGCAATGGCGACGAGCGCTGCCGTCTCGGTTGGGATACGTCCGGTACGCCAGCGCGTGTACAGCGCATAGCAGATGTACCCCACTGCGAGGTGAACGACCGGTTGCACGAGTGGTGAGTACGACATCGGAGGCGAAAAATGTCCGCGTAGCGATGCCGTGGTGTTGGGTTGCTGTAGTCTACTCCTGATCGAGCCCGCTGTCAGTGAGGGTTCACCTGTCACTTCGATCAGGATGGGGCAAACGAGTACCGAACCGATAGTCAGAGTGCTGAGACCTGTCGAGAGCGACGGGCTGGCGACTGGCTACTGTTACACGTGCAGGCACTACCACTGCCATCCTGTGCTCACTGGTCACGGGAATTCAACGGCCAGCAACCGTGTCTATTCGATGTAGAAATCGAGAACTGCAGACAAAAACACCTCGGCTGTGTTAGTGAATTCCTCGACTGATCCGCGATACTCGATGAGGACTCGTGTCCCTCCTTGCGTGGTGATGTCCGTGTTGTTGGCAATCGACTGTGGAAGCAACCCGTCTTCGTCGTCCCGGCTAATCAATTCCTGAGAGAGGGTCTCGGCCAGGTCATCCCTTTCATCGGCTGGTGTTAGCACAGAGACCCTCGCGACACACTCATCAGTGCCGTAGACGAGCTTTCCCCAGAGTTCCCTGACAGGGTCGTGTAGTTGCCATTCAGCAGCAGCAGTAGTGTCCGTTTCGATACAACTGAACGCAACATCTCCTTCGGGTAGCGAGCGCTCGTGGACGGAGACGATGTTACCGCCGGCGTGCTGACTGTCGTTTCGTAACCCTGCAAACCGGCGGACAGCGTCCGGCTCACCGACGATCGTTGGACGAATTGTGGCTGCAAGGGAATCAGTTTCGTATATCGTCTCTGCTCTCTGTGTTGTCTCCTGGATCGAGTCGTCGAGACCGAGATTTCCCAGTACCTCGTCGTCGTCCCAGTTCGTCCATAGACGGGTTGCCGTTGTCCCGTCTGTGAGCCCCATTTGCAACACGGAACGAACCCCTGTCGCCGCCACGTCGCTCCCGTCGAGAATGCCGGCTACCGTTCCAGAAGCGGGTGCAAGGGCCAGTTTTCGTGCGAGAACGCGAACGTCGTCGATCATAGTCGCGTCACGTTCGCCGGGGAGATTGATCTGTAAGAGTCTAGTCGTCTCTTCGTGTATTGAACGCATGTCGAGTGCCGCAACAGGCTCCAAATCGCCATCGAGAAGACCGGCATCCAACTGTGCCCCAGTCCAACCGATGGCAACGCCCATGCATCCAGCAGCACTCATCGTCAGGATATCTCGTCGCTGCAGCGGGCCAGACTGAGAGTGTTCGTTGTTCATACTATTAGATCGGCACCAACATATTATTTAGGGAAGTAGTATAGAAACACAAGTGCTTTCGGTTAGCTGTGTCTGCTCACATGCATAGAGCCAGCCAGTCCGAACCGAGACGCCTTTCCCTTCTCAGACCCGTATTACGGTACTTTCGTATGATAGACGAGGCCGAACCCGTACTCCGAGAGGACCCGGTCATGGACCGACTGGTCGACACACACGACCCCTACGTCGAACCCGACTGGACCGAGTACGAGCGTCTCTGTATCTCGATTATCAATCAACAACTCTCGACTGCGAGCGCGGCGGCCGTCCGTGAACGCGTCTTCGACGTCCTCGAGGACGAGGTCACACCCGAGACCGTCCTCGCGGCGGACGACCAGGCGCTTCGTGACGCCGGCCTCTCCCGGAGCAAAGTCGACTATATTCGCAACGCTGCTCACGCCTTTCAGGAACAGGACTTCACGCGAGCGGGCCTGGCCGGCGTCGACAACGACGAGGTCGTCGACCGTCTGACCGACATCAAGGGCATCGGCGAGTGGACCGCCCGAATGTACCTCTTATTCGTCCTGGAGCGACCCGATATTCTGCCACTCGGCGACCTCGCCGTTCGACGCGGGATCGAACAGCTATACAGCAACGGCGACGAACTGACGCGAGCCGAAATGCGCGACATCGCCGAGGACTGGCGTCCCTACCGCAGCGTCGCAACCCGCTACATCTGGGCCGAATACGAGGCGGACTCGAGTATCGATCTCGATGGCGTGGGTGTGTACAGCGAGTGATCAGTCACGGGGAGGACCGCAGTCATGTGGGAACCCGGCGAGTCGAGCAGCTGAGCGGAACGGTAATCCGTGACTGTCTGTCCGCTCCCGAGAGTCTGGGGCCACGTTCGTCGGTGACGAGTCCCGGCGAGTTGCCGTTATCACCGCTTGGCCGTCATCCGATCGTTACCCAGGGGTGTGTCACAGGGTAACCCCTAATCCGTGATTACGTTTCAGGTGATGGACTCGAGTTCCCCGGCCACACCGTTAGGCCCGGAAATCAACGACTGATTTGCAAAGACGGCCCCGCCGACTAAAGTACAGATCGGGTGCAGATGGGCGTATGTCCGAGGAGGAACCCAGCAACGACCCGACCGAGATGATGGACGGAGCCGTAGACGAGCGGCGAGCGAGCAATCGCGGTGGGCACCGTCGGATGACGACGGATCCGGAACACATTCGCGAGTGGGCGGAGTCGCGTGACGCCGTTCCGGTGTCGACACACGGCGGCGAGGGCCACGGCCACTCGTTCGTTCGCCAGGGCGAACTCGGAGACGAGCACGAAGAACAATCCTGGGACGAGTTTACCGAGACGTTCAGAAACGAGGATCTGGTGTTCGTCTACGAGGAGTACGAGCGGGCTGAAGCCGGAATGGGGGATGGGATGGAGATGGAGATGGAGATGGAGATGGAACACGAGTCGAACGCCGACATGGACGAGCTGGAGGCAGACGCTGACACGGCAGAGATGGCTGCCGACGCCGAGCGAGCGAGAGCGGGCGGCGATGAAGACATGCGCGGCCGTGACCTCGGAACCTTCGAACTCATCAACCGCACCGAGGCGTTCGACCGTGCCGAACTCGGCGGCAGCGACCTCGAAGACCAGCTTCGCCAGGGCGAACGCGTCACCACCGAACTCGTCGAAACGCAGGTCATCGAGCGCGAAATCACCGAACGCGACACGATCGAAAGCGAAGTCATCAACACTGAAATCGTCGAACGCCACGTCGTCGACTCCGAACTCGTCGACCGGGACGTCGTCGATATCGAGTTCGTCGACGCCGACTACATCGAGGTTACGACCGACGAAACGCGACTCGAAACCATCGAGGAAATCGAACGCTACACCGTCGAGAGCCGCGTTGTCGACGTCGACATCGACCACAGCGAGGCAATCTCGCGGGATGAAATCGAGACGGACATGGCACTCGAGTCCGTCCAACAGTCGATACTCGAGAGCGACATCGTTCGGACGGACGTCGAAGCCGAGGAGGTGATCGAACAGGAGGTCATCGAGAGCCAACGAGGCGAGTGTGATACGGTCCGAAGCGACCTCATCGAGCGCCGAACGGTCGAAGAGCAGATCGACGAGCGGTCACTGATGCGGTTTACGCTCGAGGACAGCGAGATCATCGAGTCGGAACTGGTCAGCAGCGAGCTGCTGGACGGAGAGATCGTCGACAGCGAGGAGTACGAGACGATTCGAGCGGGTCAGGAGACGACTACGGAGACGAGCGAGATGGAGGGGGCGGGTGTCGAAGCGCAACCGGGTGAGATGGGCGAGACAGGCGAGCGAGCGGAACCAGGAGCGGCCAGCGGCGAGATGGCAGCGGCCGACTCGAGTGACGAGGCGATGGCGGGCGGCGAACCGGGCGGTGAGACCGGGGTAGCAGACGAGCAGCCGACCGTCGGCGACGAGGTCGCAGCGACCATCACCGAGGACGATCAGGGGAAGGATGTGATCGACGAGACGGGCAACCAGATCGGGATCATCTCGGCCGTCGAGGAGGGGACGGCCTACGTAGATCCAGAGCCGGGACTCACTGATCGACTCAGAGCGCGTCTCGACTGGGGATCACACAGCAGCGACGAGTATCCGGTCGAGCCCTCGCAGGTAAAAGACATCACGGACGACGAGGTCATCATCAGAAGCGAATAACGAGGGTTCAGCAGTTCTGCAGCACACCGCCTGAAACGGCGGCGTTTGGTTCTCGAGCTGGGCCGAGCTTACTCGAGATCGAACCGGTCTGCCTGCATTACCTTACTCCAGGTGTCGACGAAGTCCTGCACGAACTTCTCTTCGGCGTCGTCGGACGCGTAAACGTCCGCGATGGCGCGCAGGCGGGAGTTCGAACCGAAGATGAGGTCTGCACGGGTCGCCGTCCACTCGACGTCGCCGCTCTCGCGGTCACGCAGTTCGAAGACCTGATCGGTCTCGGAGTCGACGTCCGTTTCCCAGCCCATGATGTCCTGAGAGCTGTCGGACGCCTCCCACTCGTAGTCCATGTCGAGCAGGTTCACGAAGAAGTCGTTGGTCAGCGTCTCCGGCTGGTCGGTGAGGACACCGAGTTCGGAATCCTGGTAGGTCACGTTCAGTGTGCGCAGCCCGCCAACGAGCACCGTCATCTCGGGTGCCGTCAGGTCGAGCAAGTCTGCCTTGTCGACCAGCAGTTCTTCCTGCGACTCGTCGGCCTCGTCGCTGTAGTAGTTCCGGAAGCCGTCGGCCGTGGGCTTGAGCGCCTCGAAGGACTCGACGTCGGTCTGTTCCTGTGAGGCGTCGGTACGGCCAGGTTCGAACGGCACGTCGACATCGTGGCCGGCATCTGCAGCAGCCTGCTCGACGGCTGCGTTGCCGCCCAGCACGATCAGGTCAGCAAGCGAAACACGAACGTCGTCCGAACGGGAGCCGTTGAATTCCTCCTGGATTTCCTCGTAGGTCGCAAGCACCGACTCGAGTTCCTCGGGCTCGTTGACCTCCCAGCTCTTCTGCGGTTCGAGACGGATGCGAGCGCCGTTTGCACCGCCGCGCTTGTCGCTGTCGCGGTAGGTCGACGCCGCCGCCCAGGCGGTCTTGACGAGTTGGGAAATCGAGAGCTCCGACGCGAGGATTTCCTCCGTGAGTTCGTCGATCTCCTCGTCGCCGATCAGCTCGTAGTCGGCGTCCGGGATCGGGTCCTGCCACAGCATCTCCTCGTCCGGTACTTCCGGACCGAGGAAGCGCTCCGTCGGACCCATGTCGCGGTGGATCAGCTTGTACCAGGCCTTCGCGAACGCTTCCTGGAACTCCTGTGGGTTTTCCTGGAAGCGCTCGATGATCTCACGGTAGTCAGGATCGCGCTTGAGCGCGATGTCCGTCGTGAGCATCATGACGTCCTCTTTCTCGTCCGGATCCTCGGCACCCGGCGCGGCCTCGTCGAGTTCGCCGTTCTGGGTGGTCCACTGCCAGGCACCGCCTGGCCCCTTCTCTGGCCACCACTTGTACTCGAGCAGGTTGTCGATGTAACCCATGTCCCACTGGGTGGGCGTGGTGTTCCACGGCCCCTCGATTCCGCTGGTGATCGTGTCTGCACCCTTTCCGGAGCCGTGAGCGCTCTCCCAGCCGAGTCCCTGCTGGTCGATTGGCGCTGCTTCGGGCTCTGGACCGACGTGCACGTCGGGGTCGTCGGCACCGTGGACCTTTCCGAACGTGTGTCCACCGGCGATGAGCGCAGCGGTCTCCTCATCGTTCATCGCCATCAGGCTGAACGACTCTCGGATCCGCTCTGCCGAGGCTTCCGGATCTGGCTCGCCGCCAGGGCCTTCTGGGTTCACGTAAATGAGACCCATCACGGTGGCAGCGAGCGCACCTTCGAGTTCGCCTTCCTCGTTGAACCGGTCGGATGCCTCCCACTCGTCTTCTGGACCCCAGTCGACGGCGTCGTCAGGCTTGTAGTCGTCCTCGCGTCCGCCGGCGAAGCCAAACGTCTCGAATCCCATGGACTCGAGTGCGACGTTTCCGGCCAGGACGATCAGGTCGGCCCAGGAGAGCTTGCGGCCGTACTTCTGCTTGACGGGCCAGAGCACTCGGCGTGCCTTGTCGAGGTTCGCGTTGTCGGGCCAGCTGTTAAGCGGCGCGAAGCGCTGTCGACCGCCGGAAGCGCCACCGCGGCCGTCGCTGGTCCGGTACGTGCCTGCGCTGTGCCAGGCCATGCGGATGAAAAGCGGTCCGTAGTGGCCGTAGTCTGCCGGCCACCAGTCCTGCGACGTCGTCATGACGTCTTCGATGTCCGCCTTCACTTCGTCGAGGTCGAGTGATTCGAACTCCTCGGCGTAGTCGAAGTCCTCGTCCATCGGGTTGGACGTGGGGACGTTCTGGTCGAGGATGTCGACGTTCAACTGGTTTGGCCACCAGTCTTGATTTGACTTGCTCATCACTGGACAGTTGCTACTTTCGCCTATTAAGATTTCCTACTGCAGTGATGAAGTCTTTTCTCCATCCCAAACAATTTTGTCGAGTTGAGAATTTTACTGGGAGGGAGGTTGCCTGTGTTCCCCGTCAGAGCAGTAGTGAGACGGGTGTAGATTGCGACAATAAGTTTTACCTCGGTGACAGCTTTGACTGTGCTGGTCGTTCAGCGTCGAACGCTACTTACTCTTCTTCCTCTGGTCGATCCTCCGCATCCCGATCCGCGCGCCGACCAAC
The DNA window shown above is from Natrialba magadii ATCC 43099 and carries:
- a CDS encoding heavy metal translocating P-type ATPase, producing the protein MRDSTPGVPPDSADSAGSTDATDANQCADDCCSDENSSTTRTLELRIPEMDCPSCAGKVTNSVERLEGIDDLNAQVTSGRLLVSYDETATRESEIRDRVRAAGYEIVGERSGSDAGADGTAGTAGTASAGEHSFSVPEMDCASCASKVENALESADGVSKIETQPTSGRVTVSTDGDTDTATVVAAIESAGYDATPIDDGSNRMGDKQAVWKSRRAVGTALGGVLVTVGMVLEFVLPALDPALGTVAGRTYELSHLLFIAAVVVAGTPIIRNGYYSARNRSLDIDFLMTAGILASVAAHHPFEGAMLAVLFSVAELLERFSMDRARDSLRELMDLSPETATVRREDGTEETVPAGELEVGDVVVVRPGEKLPADGVIVEGESAIDQSPITGESVPVDKTAGDEVFAGTILESGYLEVDVESEASESTIARIVRIVEDAEREQTKREQFVDRFASAYTPIVVVLALAVAVAPPLVAGASWNTWFLRGLTLLVIACPCAFVISTPVSVVSGITSAARNGVLIKGGRHLEATGESDVLAVDKTGTLTQGDLSVTDVIPLEGATEEDVLRRAGAVERRSEHPIGQSVVGYAEEQGVAVDEPDVSAFEALTGKGVRADLDGETHYVGKPGLFDGLADLEHVHATTDGGINVDGSTSPQGQRERQCEHENCLDVLEDVVPELEAEGKTIVIVGTEDGPIGVIAVADQVRPEAAWAVSQLQEQGVRVVMLTGDNEGTARAIATEVGIDEFHAELLPEEKLEWIERLEREAGGGEDGVIGGDGTGHVAMVGDGINDAPAMATATVGIAMGAAGTDTALETADVALMGDDLTRLPYLYELSGKANGVIRQNIWSSLAVKAVLAAGAPVGIVTVIHAVVIGDMGMSLGVTGNAMRLANVEPETPADAEFESVAGSADAVAPADSVDSATEANAVAE
- a CDS encoding metal-dependent hydrolase; its protein translation is MSYSPLVQPVVHLAVGYICYALYTRWRTGRIPTETAALVAIAGAALPDLLDKPIWLAGLVDVGRTIGHSLLFAIPVVAAVWLVSRVRGQQALGIAFAIGYGTHIATDIPWHVLSGDFHELGFLLWPLTPMPEYTGTKPLGTVPALEITVTTLWLEAVILVAGIALWRADGYPGTEPIVRAARGE
- a CDS encoding DNA-3-methyladenine glycosylase family protein — protein: MIDEAEPVLREDPVMDRLVDTHDPYVEPDWTEYERLCISIINQQLSTASAAAVRERVFDVLEDEVTPETVLAADDQALRDAGLSRSKVDYIRNAAHAFQEQDFTRAGLAGVDNDEVVDRLTDIKGIGEWTARMYLLFVLERPDILPLGDLAVRRGIEQLYSNGDELTRAEMRDIAEDWRPYRSVATRYIWAEYEADSSIDLDGVGVYSE
- the katG gene encoding catalase/peroxidase HPI, with product MMSKSNQDWWPNQLNVDILDQNVPTSNPMDEDFDYAEEFESLDLDEVKADIEDVMTTSQDWWPADYGHYGPLFIRMAWHSAGTYRTSDGRGGASGGRQRFAPLNSWPDNANLDKARRVLWPVKQKYGRKLSWADLIVLAGNVALESMGFETFGFAGGREDDYKPDDAVDWGPEDEWEASDRFNEEGELEGALAATVMGLIYVNPEGPGGEPDPEASAERIRESFSLMAMNDEETAALIAGGHTFGKVHGADDPDVHVGPEPEAAPIDQQGLGWESAHGSGKGADTITSGIEGPWNTTPTQWDMGYIDNLLEYKWWPEKGPGGAWQWTTQNGELDEAAPGAEDPDEKEDVMMLTTDIALKRDPDYREIIERFQENPQEFQEAFAKAWYKLIHRDMGPTERFLGPEVPDEEMLWQDPIPDADYELIGDEEIDELTEEILASELSISQLVKTAWAAASTYRDSDKRGGANGARIRLEPQKSWEVNEPEELESVLATYEEIQEEFNGSRSDDVRVSLADLIVLGGNAAVEQAAADAGHDVDVPFEPGRTDASQEQTDVESFEALKPTADGFRNYYSDEADESQEELLVDKADLLDLTAPEMTVLVGGLRTLNVTYQDSELGVLTDQPETLTNDFFVNLLDMDYEWEASDSSQDIMGWETDVDSETDQVFELRDRESGDVEWTATRADLIFGSNSRLRAIADVYASDDAEEKFVQDFVDTWSKVMQADRFDLE